From a single Clostridium isatidis genomic region:
- a CDS encoding ribonuclease H-like domain-containing protein translates to MIIRENIIEVEPTLEEYMLRTEDINKTPEELIFFDLEHYVYKKPKCIGVFGACIYENNKLHVTQYMIENKNEVVQILYLAKKYFIKMKRKGKSAIVTFSGNNDYTVINYLFEKYNIDFNFSKDFQDIDIQKEYEKEKKHSIGLKNLEKEFGIVREERDLISGSNLAKTFHKVLKDREYIIRMPKEKIETILLYNEADVTNLYYIYTSWREFINKDKVDNLVEDNSKEVNKEA, encoded by the coding sequence GTGATTATTCGAGAAAATATAATAGAAGTAGAGCCCACACTTGAAGAATATATGCTGAGGACGGAAGATATTAATAAAACACCGGAAGAGCTTATATTTTTTGATTTAGAGCATTACGTTTACAAAAAACCTAAATGTATTGGTGTTTTTGGAGCCTGTATTTATGAAAATAATAAGCTGCATGTTACTCAATATATGATAGAGAATAAAAATGAAGTAGTTCAAATACTATATTTAGCAAAAAAATATTTTATTAAAATGAAAAGAAAAGGCAAAAGTGCTATAGTTACTTTTTCAGGAAATAATGATTATACAGTAATAAATTATCTTTTTGAAAAATATAATATTGATTTTAACTTTTCTAAAGATTTTCAAGATATTGATATTCAAAAGGAATATGAAAAAGAAAAGAAACATTCCATAGGACTTAAGAATTTAGAAAAAGAATTTGGAATAGTGAGAGAAGAAAGAGATTTAATAAGTGGTTCAAACTTAGCGAAAACTTTTCATAAAGTATTAAAAGATAGAGAATATATTATTAGAATGCCAAAAGAAAAAATTGAGACAATACTTTTATATAATGAAGCAGATGTTACAAATTTATATTATATTTATACTTCGTGGAGGGAATTTATTAATAAAGATAAAGTAGATAATTTAGTTGAAGATAATTCAAAGGAAGTTAATAAAGAAGCATAA
- a CDS encoding FeoB-associated Cys-rich membrane protein, whose product MEILITLLIVAFAISVLYKNFKKASKGGCSCSDKSSANCSGCSSNISITKR is encoded by the coding sequence ATGGAAATATTAATAACTTTACTTATTGTTGCATTTGCTATTTCAGTTCTTTATAAAAACTTTAAAAAAGCCTCAAAAGGTGGCTGCAGCTGTAGTGATAAAAGTTCAGCTAATTGTTCAGGCTGTTCATCAAATATATCAATTACTAAACGTTAA
- the argS gene encoding arginine--tRNA ligase has translation MDYKKIIAELLNKEIDLDLETIEKLIEIPPKPELGDYAFPCFQLAKTFRKAPNMIAEELIVKLNKDGFEKIINVGPYVNFFVDKSVFTKNAIKKILKEGDEYGSSNIGEGKTICVEYSSPNIAKPFHVGHLFTTAIGNSLYKLFKKEGYEVQGLNHLGDWGTQFGKLISAYKRWGNEEALEENAINELLRIYVKFHEEAEKNEALEDEARAYFKALEDRDEEATALWKRFRDLSLKEFERIYDIFNVKFDSYAGEAFYNDKMDEVVRELKDKGLLVESNGAQVVMLDEYNMPPCIVLKADGASIYATRDLAAAIYRKKTYNFYKSIYVVGLPQSLHFKQVFKVLELAGHEWAKDCIHVGFGTVKSATGKMSTRKGEMILLDELINEAIEKSLEVINEKNPKLENKEEVAKKIGIGSILFTYLKNSREKDIIFDWKEILSFDGETGPYVQYSYARANSILDRAGEIKGEADYSKLTSKEEFELVKTLESFENQIHLATEKLEPSVITRYAIQVAKDFNKFYNSHSVLNLEDEELKIARINLVKSTCQVIKNALALLGIEVVEKM, from the coding sequence ATGGATTACAAAAAGATAATAGCAGAACTATTAAATAAAGAAATAGATCTTGATCTAGAAACAATAGAAAAATTAATTGAAATACCGCCTAAGCCGGAATTAGGGGATTATGCTTTTCCATGTTTTCAATTAGCAAAAACCTTTAGAAAAGCTCCTAATATGATTGCTGAAGAATTGATAGTAAAATTAAATAAGGATGGATTTGAAAAAATAATAAATGTGGGACCTTATGTGAATTTCTTTGTAGATAAGAGCGTATTTACAAAAAATGCAATCAAAAAGATATTAAAAGAGGGAGATGAATATGGTTCATCTAATATAGGAGAAGGAAAAACAATTTGTGTTGAATATTCTTCACCTAATATTGCAAAACCATTTCATGTAGGTCATCTTTTTACAACAGCAATTGGAAATTCTTTATATAAGTTATTTAAAAAAGAAGGATATGAAGTTCAAGGCTTAAATCACCTAGGAGACTGGGGAACTCAATTTGGTAAATTAATTTCTGCCTATAAGAGATGGGGGAATGAAGAAGCCTTAGAAGAAAATGCTATAAATGAGCTCTTAAGAATATATGTTAAATTCCATGAAGAAGCAGAAAAGAATGAAGCTTTAGAAGATGAAGCTAGAGCATATTTTAAAGCTTTAGAAGATAGAGATGAAGAAGCAACAGCATTATGGAAAAGATTTAGAGACTTAAGTTTAAAAGAGTTCGAAAGAATATATGATATATTTAATGTAAAATTTGATTCCTATGCTGGAGAAGCTTTTTATAATGATAAAATGGATGAAGTCGTTAGGGAATTAAAGGATAAAGGACTTTTAGTTGAAAGTAATGGAGCTCAAGTTGTTATGTTAGATGAATATAACATGCCTCCATGTATTGTATTAAAGGCTGATGGTGCATCTATATATGCAACAAGAGATTTAGCTGCTGCAATTTATAGAAAGAAAACTTACAATTTCTATAAATCTATATATGTAGTTGGGTTACCTCAATCCTTACATTTCAAGCAAGTATTTAAAGTATTAGAACTTGCTGGGCATGAATGGGCAAAGGATTGTATCCATGTAGGTTTTGGAACAGTTAAATCAGCAACTGGTAAAATGTCAACAAGAAAAGGAGAAATGATTCTTCTTGATGAATTAATAAATGAAGCTATAGAAAAATCTTTAGAAGTAATAAATGAAAAAAATCCTAAATTAGAAAACAAAGAAGAAGTAGCTAAAAAGATAGGAATTGGGTCAATATTATTTACTTATCTTAAAAATTCTAGAGAAAAAGATATTATATTTGATTGGAAGGAAATTCTTTCATTTGATGGAGAAACTGGTCCATATGTTCAATATTCTTATGCAAGAGCAAATAGTATATTAGATAGAGCTGGGGAAATTAAAGGAGAAGCAGATTATTCAAAGCTTACTTCAAAGGAAGAATTTGAACTTGTTAAGACTTTAGAAAGTTTTGAAAATCAGATACATTTAGCAACAGAAAAGCTTGAACCTTCTGTTATTACAAGATATGCAATTCAAGTAGCGAAAGACTTTAATAAATTCTATAATTCTCACTCAGTATTAAACTTAGAAGATGAAGAATTAAAGATTGCTAGAATAAACTTAGTTAAATCTACATGCCAAGTTATAAAAAATGCATTAGCTTTACTAGGAATTGAAGTTGTAGAAAAGATGTAA
- a CDS encoding site-2 protease family protein: MNNYLLQKVLVIPGILIAFTAQGYAKAKMADKLGDKTPRFQGRLSLNPLDHIDIIGFIMILVAGFGWTKPVETNPNAYKNGYKDAVKVTYASLFSTLIVAFIFSLIFTLWLKLGIYLNVSSFMIITYALKFIVEININLFIFNLLPLPGLAGFDLFRYLSPRNFYKYSGMIYDYQLYILITFVVLGKYVLAIPSGLIEGLFLKIAGLLFGMI; encoded by the coding sequence ATGAACAATTATTTATTACAAAAAGTTTTAGTAATTCCAGGAATTTTAATAGCCTTTACAGCTCAGGGCTATGCAAAGGCAAAGATGGCAGATAAATTAGGGGATAAAACTCCGAGATTTCAAGGAAGGTTAAGCTTAAACCCATTAGATCATATAGACATTATTGGATTTATTATGATATTAGTAGCTGGCTTCGGATGGACAAAACCTGTGGAAACTAATCCTAATGCCTATAAAAATGGGTATAAAGATGCTGTTAAAGTTACCTATGCATCGTTATTTTCTACTTTAATAGTTGCTTTTATATTTTCATTAATATTTACTTTATGGTTAAAGTTGGGAATATATTTAAATGTATCAAGTTTTATGATTATAACTTATGCTCTTAAGTTTATAGTAGAAATAAATATAAATTTATTTATATTTAATTTATTACCATTACCAGGACTTGCAGGTTTTGATTTATTTAGATACTTAAGTCCCAGAAATTTTTATAAATATTCGGGAATGATATATGATTACCAGCTTTATATTTTGATAACATTTGTAGTTTTAGGTAAATATGTTTTAGCGATACCATCAGGGTTAATAGAAGGCTTATTCTTAAAAATAGCTGGACTATTGTTTGGAATGATTTAA
- a CDS encoding LCP family protein: protein MNSENLENARNRREKHKKKMSKKMKIVITTIVVILAALLIGGISIYNNIRNKIYDEYVPEEKKEESYSEVEGITNVLLIGIDGRTLDEPSRSDSIIIATLDNNNKKIKLTSIIRDTLVKIPNYDEYKINTAFYLGSIEEDENGKPKGAEGGAALLMKTIEENFNLHLDKYVIVNFWGFEDIIDQLGGIDVEVKDYELDEVNKYIGETTGLNSPLLSEPGYQHLNGQQALSYARIRYVGNGGFERAERQNRVLSEVANKFREISPLKYVSLANTMANYVKTNIDIPLALNLAYTIYKLPSLNIEQLQIPQTELIAGDRPYKDKGWSLLIDFEQNSKVLYDFIFNDKLPNVEDFDLLAVQSLAAKYDAEEASYNAIYNINPEDYNDREKEVITDPNKNSEEKKEEVPAKENEEKPSDGNNQADNNNGSNNPVDNNGDQDQNNTPNNPNSPSGEQKIENPNNTENTNTNTIDNKQN, encoded by the coding sequence ATGAATAGTGAAAATTTGGAGAATGCTAGAAATAGAAGAGAAAAACATAAGAAAAAGATGAGCAAAAAGATGAAAATTGTAATAACAACTATTGTGGTAATTTTAGCAGCGTTATTAATAGGTGGAATATCAATCTATAATAATATTAGAAATAAGATATATGATGAATATGTTCCAGAGGAAAAGAAGGAAGAGAGTTATTCTGAAGTAGAAGGAATAACAAATGTATTGTTAATTGGAATTGATGGCAGAACTTTAGATGAACCATCTCGTTCAGATTCTATAATTATAGCAACTTTAGATAATAATAATAAAAAAATAAAACTAACTTCTATAATTAGAGATACATTAGTAAAAATACCTAATTATGATGAATATAAAATCAATACAGCCTTTTACTTAGGAAGTATAGAAGAAGATGAAAATGGAAAGCCAAAGGGCGCAGAAGGTGGAGCTGCTCTTTTAATGAAAACTATAGAAGAAAATTTTAATTTGCATTTAGATAAATATGTTATAGTTAATTTCTGGGGATTTGAAGATATAATTGATCAACTAGGTGGAATAGATGTCGAAGTAAAGGATTATGAATTAGATGAGGTAAATAAATATATTGGAGAAACAACTGGATTAAATTCACCATTATTATCAGAGCCTGGATATCAACATTTAAATGGACAACAAGCTTTATCCTATGCAAGAATTAGGTATGTAGGAAATGGCGGCTTTGAAAGAGCAGAAAGACAAAATAGAGTTTTATCAGAGGTTGCTAATAAGTTTAGGGAAATAAGTCCATTAAAATATGTTAGTTTGGCAAACACAATGGCAAATTATGTTAAGACCAACATTGATATACCGCTTGCTTTAAATTTAGCATATACAATATATAAATTACCATCATTAAATATTGAACAGCTTCAAATACCACAAACAGAATTAATAGCTGGAGATCGTCCTTATAAAGATAAAGGATGGAGTTTATTAATTGATTTTGAACAAAATTCTAAGGTGCTTTATGATTTTATATTTAATGATAAATTACCAAATGTAGAGGATTTTGACTTATTAGCAGTACAAAGTCTTGCTGCTAAATATGATGCTGAAGAAGCATCTTATAATGCTATATATAATATAAACCCAGAAGATTATAATGATAGAGAGAAAGAGGTTATAACAGATCCTAACAAAAATTCAGAGGAAAAGAAAGAAGAAGTTCCTGCAAAGGAAAATGAAGAAAAGCCATCTGATGGAAATAATCAAGCTGATAATAATAATGGTTCTAATAATCCAGTAGACAATAATGGAGATCAAGATCAAAATAACACTCCTAATAACCCTAATAGTCCTTCTGGAGAGCAAAAAATAGAAAATCCTAATAATACCGAAAATACCAATACTAATACAATAGACAATAAGCAGAATTGA
- the rocF gene encoding arginase, producing MKISIIDMPLFLGCDKPGVEKGPKVLRENNLLNIFNQSHIVCDMGEVHINNVSSKDKYTANAKMKYLDEVIKANFLLASKVYESLSNSNLPLVIGGDHSLALGSIAGSSKYFNKDIAVIWIDAHGDINTDKTSPTGNIHGMPLAGSMGIGHESLVNLFYQGQKVKPENVFLIGCRDLDLGELELIKEYNLNVWTMKDIKEKGITLVLDELIEALYARNINNIHFSFDIDSLDSSLVPGTGTPVKDGLAFSEGKEIIERIIGTSLVRAMDFVEFNPLLDNNNRTLEICLELLKVVSKSMEKISNTNIIADTLVV from the coding sequence ATGAAAATTAGTATAATAGATATGCCATTATTTTTAGGGTGTGATAAACCCGGTGTCGAAAAGGGACCAAAAGTATTAAGAGAGAACAACCTTCTAAATATCTTTAATCAAAGTCATATAGTCTGTGATATGGGCGAAGTTCATATAAACAATGTTTCTTCAAAGGATAAATACACAGCTAATGCGAAAATGAAGTATTTAGATGAAGTTATTAAAGCAAATTTTTTATTAGCTTCTAAAGTATATGAATCTTTATCAAATTCTAATCTCCCATTAGTTATTGGGGGTGATCATTCACTGGCTTTAGGGAGCATTGCTGGGTCAAGCAAATATTTTAACAAAGATATTGCAGTTATATGGATAGATGCTCACGGAGATATAAATACAGATAAAACTTCACCTACTGGTAATATCCACGGAATGCCTTTAGCTGGTTCTATGGGAATAGGGCACGAAAGTTTAGTTAACCTTTTCTATCAAGGACAAAAAGTGAAGCCTGAAAATGTATTTTTAATAGGCTGTAGGGACTTAGATTTAGGCGAATTAGAATTAATAAAAGAATATAATCTAAATGTTTGGACAATGAAGGACATTAAAGAAAAAGGCATAACATTAGTTTTAGATGAATTAATTGAAGCCTTATATGCAAGAAATATAAATAATATTCATTTTAGTTTTGATATAGATAGTTTAGATTCTTCCCTTGTTCCTGGAACAGGTACCCCTGTAAAAGATGGACTTGCCTTTTCTGAAGGAAAAGAAATAATTGAGAGAATAATAGGAACATCTTTAGTAAGGGCAATGGATTTTGTAGAATTTAATCCGTTGCTAGATAACAATAATAGAACACTTGAAATATGTTTAGAATTATTAAAGGTAGTATCTAAATCAATGGAGAAAATATCAAATACAAATATAATAGCTGATACTTTAGTTGTTTAA
- a CDS encoding 3'-5' exonuclease, which translates to MKLLFFDTETTSIKPGNICQLSYILVDASTKPQTTIGKNFFFTVDNMDEGAEAVHGFSLEKLYELSKGCEFIDFIQDFMPDFYEADFIIGHNVQFDIKFLKHEIQQLWDAGMIEENWEPKNTFCTMSYYKNICKIPSPSGSIKNPKLSEVVDYLKISEDQIIQKANDLFEGSGNYHDARFDTTATYLLVIQGMKKGLIKPGYFSNLLKK; encoded by the coding sequence ATGAAATTACTATTTTTTGATACAGAAACAACAAGCATAAAACCTGGCAACATATGTCAATTAAGTTATATACTTGTTGATGCTTCTACTAAACCACAAACTACAATAGGTAAAAACTTTTTTTTCACTGTAGATAATATGGATGAAGGTGCTGAAGCAGTACACGGCTTCTCCCTTGAAAAATTGTACGAATTATCTAAAGGGTGTGAATTTATAGATTTTATTCAAGATTTTATGCCTGATTTTTATGAAGCTGATTTTATTATTGGACATAACGTTCAATTTGATATAAAATTTTTAAAACATGAAATACAGCAACTTTGGGATGCTGGAATGATTGAAGAAAATTGGGAACCTAAAAATACATTTTGCACTATGTCTTATTATAAAAATATATGTAAAATTCCTAGTCCATCTGGTAGCATAAAAAACCCAAAATTATCTGAAGTTGTAGACTACCTTAAAATAAGTGAAGATCAAATAATTCAAAAAGCAAATGACCTTTTTGAAGGAAGCGGTAATTATCACGATGCAAGATTTGATACTACTGCTACATATTTATTAGTAATACAAGGTATGAAGAAAGGACTTATAAAACCTGGATATTTTTCAAATCTTTTAAAGAAATAA
- a CDS encoding GNAT family N-acetyltransferase yields MDQKNNLYIRRGNKIYIRNPKLEELSFVEKLWGNEKNMKDIGGTYFFPKEKWEMFYRKMVYPTDGKNFFCLIYDLKDNPVGEVSFHGYNSITKVARINVKIHYKYRGLGYASEALKLLLEYYFWNFGGEAIIDSADTKEAKKLFDKLGFEVINKFKEQVTYKLEKNQFSAYDRTDNKDVYILCYDDMNILDYSIAVKIFTTANELLNNNYFNIHLVSNKKEVVTEGKIHFYIERNYQELVRKKSIFVIPGSDSVKLNLDRSHIIEYIRKEYFNSDYIILLSKELMELEKNLNINISEDKKLLDYGKIIIARDYKENINACINIIRNILGEKIALNIKKHFIENS; encoded by the coding sequence ATGGATCAAAAGAATAATTTATATATAAGGCGGGGAAATAAAATATATATTAGAAATCCTAAACTAGAGGAACTATCTTTTGTTGAAAAACTATGGGGAAATGAAAAAAATATGAAGGATATAGGAGGAACTTATTTTTTTCCTAAAGAAAAATGGGAAATGTTTTATAGGAAAATGGTTTATCCAACAGATGGGAAGAATTTCTTTTGCCTCATTTATGATTTAAAAGATAATCCTGTAGGAGAGGTTAGTTTTCATGGATATAATTCTATAACAAAAGTAGCAAGAATAAATGTAAAAATCCATTATAAGTATAGGGGGCTTGGATATGCAAGTGAAGCATTAAAGTTACTTTTAGAGTATTATTTTTGGAATTTTGGTGGAGAAGCAATAATCGATTCAGCAGATACTAAAGAAGCAAAAAAATTATTTGATAAATTAGGTTTTGAAGTTATAAATAAATTTAAAGAGCAAGTAACATATAAGTTAGAAAAAAATCAATTTTCTGCCTATGATAGAACTGATAATAAAGATGTTTATATATTATGCTATGATGATATGAATATTTTAGATTATTCAATAGCAGTAAAAATATTTACTACTGCAAATGAATTGTTAAATAATAATTATTTTAATATCCATTTAGTTTCAAATAAGAAAGAAGTAGTAACTGAAGGTAAAATTCATTTTTATATTGAAAGAAACTATCAGGAATTAGTTAGGAAAAAGAGTATTTTTGTAATTCCTGGAAGTGATAGTGTAAAGCTAAATTTGGACAGGTCTCATATTATTGAATATATAAGAAAAGAATATTTTAATAGTGATTATATTATTTTATTATCTAAGGAATTAATGGAATTAGAAAAAAATTTAAATATAAATATATCAGAAGATAAGAAGCTTTTAGACTATGGAAAAATTATAATAGCTAGGGATTATAAAGAAAATATAAACGCTTGTATAAACATAATAAGAAATATTCTTGGAGAAAAAATAGCATTAAATATTAAGAAGCATTTCATAGAAAATAGTTAA
- a CDS encoding helix-turn-helix domain-containing protein yields the protein MNIGEKIRRLRIEKQLTQEELANRCELSKGFISQVENELTSPSIATLVDILETLGTNLTEFFSDASEEKITFTYEDMFETENEELKYKLKWLIPNAQKNQMEPIMITLEANGRYIEEEPHEGEEFGYVLSGSIILHIGNKKFKVKKGESFYFKPKSNHYISNNGKTQAKVLWISTPPSF from the coding sequence GTGAATATTGGAGAAAAAATACGTAGATTACGTATTGAAAAACAATTAACTCAGGAAGAACTTGCAAATAGGTGTGAACTTTCTAAAGGTTTTATATCTCAAGTAGAAAACGAATTAACCTCACCTTCTATAGCTACTTTAGTAGATATATTAGAAACATTAGGGACAAATCTAACAGAATTTTTTAGTGATGCCAGTGAGGAAAAAATCACCTTCACCTATGAGGATATGTTCGAAACTGAAAATGAAGAACTGAAATATAAGCTAAAATGGCTTATACCTAATGCTCAAAAGAATCAAATGGAACCCATTATGATTACTTTAGAAGCTAATGGACGATATATTGAAGAAGAACCTCATGAAGGTGAAGAATTTGGATATGTGCTTTCAGGATCAATAATACTTCATATAGGAAATAAAAAATTTAAAGTAAAAAAGGGAGAAAGTTTTTACTTTAAGCCAAAGTCAAATCATTATATTTCTAATAATGGAAAAACTCAGGCTAAAGTCCTTTGGATTAGTACGCCGCCATCATTTTAA